The genomic window CAAGATTCAGGGACTGGTCACGTCATGAAGGTTTTAGGAGTCCAGAGATCTGGGCATGTTAGGACGTCCTGTTCAAGGTCAAGAATGAGCTTTGAGCCTTGCATTTCCTACCACCAGGAAAAAGCTGGCAGATGGCAGGCCTCTGGGTTCTGGACACAGCACGATGATGCCACACACGGCACGATACCACACACGGCACGATACCAGACACGGCACAATGATGCCAGACACGGCACGATGCCAGACCCAGCACGATACCACACACGGCATGATGCCAGACACGGCACAATGCCAGACATGGCACGATACCAGATATGGATCTCCATCGGTTGGCACAGAGGCTTCTTGTTTTGAGTGGGGCCCAGGAAAAGGAAGGGTAGCGcagttggtgaggctgtggaacGAAGTCCTGCCACTCAGGTCCCGTGAGCTACCAGAGCTCTGGCACGGCGAGTACCTGCCGCAGGTGGGGAAGGATGCGTCAAGGGGTCTCCAGCAAGGCTCAAAAGAGCTGCAGCACAGGCCCTAAGTTTTGAAGCAAGGAGGTCCCGACTGCAACAGAGAACTGCAGACTGTTCAGAGGAGTTTCTGGGGATGGTGTAGCCACAGCTCCCACCAGAAGCCAGTGCCACAGGACCCACCCAGGCTAAGGTCAGCGGCACAGTGAGGATCCAGGGTAAGGAGCAGTGCACAGCCGGGCACCGGCCATGAGAGCCAAAGGGCTGCACGGGCAGGTGGCCCAGCTTCCAGCTTGCCTGCTGGTCAGGCCACAGCCTTGGGGGTCCCTGTGACTGGGTAGGGGTCAAGCCAGGCCTGCTTCATGGCGGTTGGGTTCGTGGTGGTCAGACCACTCCACTCGGGCTGGCCCTGGAGTCAGGAGTGGGGGCGATCCCTGGCCTCTCATGTGGAGAGAAGAGCAGCTCACGGTAAGGACACACGTGGACAGGGCTGGGGAAGGGCTCGGCTGGCCGGTCAGGGCCTGAGAAGGGCAAGGCTGGAAGACAGACTGGGGAATGGAACTGCCGGGTGGACACCGGTGTGGGGACTTGTGGGTGTTCACCAGGGGCCCCGGCTGCAGAGCAGGCACCAAGCCACCCACAAGCCAACGACGTGGCCGGCGAAGCAGCGTCGGTGCGCCCACACGGCTCCCGCCTGGAGCAATGGAGGAGCAGACGGAGCCGAGCACCCCACGACAAGCCCAGCTCCTCTCGGCAGCAGCACGCCCTATCCTCTGGCAATAAAGACCACCAGGGACCCTGGACACAAAACCAGCCAGAGACCAACCGGTCACTTGGAGGTAAACTCAGCCCTGGAGGCCCCTTCCCCTTGGAAAGACAACAGCTGGTATTCCAGGCAGGGACCCGCCTTTCCAGCCCACGGTGCCTCTGTCTGCCCTGGGAGACCGGCTCCTGTGTAACGGCCCCCAGGGCCCGACTGCTTCCGGCAAAGGGGTGCAGGGGGAGCACAGGCGCCGCAGAGCCTGCAGCCTCGGTGAGCTTCTTGGAAAGAGCTGCTGCCACTGTCCTGACACCAACCCTCTGGGACTGTGGTGGCCCTGTCCTCAATGGCCCCACAGAGGACCGCATGGGTCTGGGGACCAAGTTAGAGGCAGGAGTGGCCGCCCACTCACCAGCTCCCAGTGACCCACTGACAACGTGTGCTTCCTTTCCCTGTAACTCTAAGCTGTGAGAGCTCAGAGGTCCTAAAACCCAGCTACCTGGGACTGAGTGAGGCGCTGCCCCACTCGATGGCTGTGGGTCACCTGGCTGGGGCCGCTCCTGTTCCAGCGGACCAGCAGGCAGAGCACCCACCACTGGGCCAGGGCGGGGAGGATAGAGCCCTGCAAGAGCGAGAAGACCAGGACTCGGACCCCAGGGTGAGGGCCTGGGTCCCACCAGCAGAAGAGGggtgaaggctgggcatggtggctcacgcctgtaatcccagcactttaggaggcccaggcagggagaatcacttgaggccaggagtttgagaccagcctggcccacatggtgaaaccccgtctctactataaatacaaaaattagctgggcgcacacctgtagtcccagctactcgggaggctgaggcagtagaatcatttgaacacaggaggcggcggctgcggtgagccaagatcacaacactgcactctggcccgggtgacagaacaagactgcctggaaaaaacaaacaaacaaacaaaaaccggGAGTATCGGCTGAGCCTGGGCCAGCGGCTGCTGCAGGCTGGGGTTGGCCCCACTTCCCTCCTCCCCTAAGTCTTCCCAGAAACTGCCAACAATCGGAAGCCTGGAGAAGCCCATCCAGGTGGAATCCCCGGAGCGTGATGGGCATTGGGCCGAGAGACACGGCAAACTGTCGTGGAGGCCCTCACACTAGGCCCACTGCCTGTGGCCTCTCCTCTGGAGGGCTGCCGGGCCAGCAGGAACCAACTGACCCGGGGCCATGTAGcaccctccccagaggccaggcGGCCACAGCCAGTGACTGATATGGGAGCATGCTAGACCCCACCTCAGATGAGAAACAGCCCCTTATAgtgcaggggtggggctggggggctggTCAGCACCTGCCCAGCAGCAGGCCCCAGCAGGCCCAGCCTCAGTGTGGCCACCACCCTGCCCTACACTGCCCCCTCTGCCCAGGGTCTCTCAGCCGCCCTCCTGCTGGCACTTGGTCTCTGTTGCACATAGACGTCTGTCTCTGGCCAGCCATAGTGGCTGAGCTCAGAGCCTGGAGCCCGGGGCTGCAATGTCCACCCTGTCCCTGACACACACCTGACCCCAAGACAAAAACACAAAGCAGGAGGCACAGGAAGGTTGGAATTGCTTTTATTGGGGGCGGATGCCGCAAGGCCCCGCCCACGGTCAGGTTAGTGTTCTGCCCTTGCAGAGGCGCCAGCAGCCTGACACCTCCACCTGCCACCCGCCCAGGGTTAGTGGAACATGCAAAgctcagaaggtggaggcaggggCGGTCGCTGCTGAGGCCAGGGCTGGGTGGAACAGGACGgtcagcacagagcctggccgGCGTCCCTGGGCCCAAAGAGGGCTGGGGCTCCCTGGGAGAGAGACGGGCAGGCAGCACCCCAGGGTGGGGTCCACAAGCTGAAGGGGCCCCTGGACCCACCAGGGcaggtctgcagctcccagccatgCCAGCTGGAACGTACATCTCCCCACCGGGTCTGGGTCCTCAGGGCCTGGGGTTAGAGGCCGACAAGGAAGGCACTTACTAGGGGAACAGAGGCTGGAGGCTGATGCCGGAGGCCAGAGGTCTCAGGAGTGAGTGTGGGGGGTGAGCTGGAAAGCACAGATCAGACAGCACTGTGGGGGCTGGGCCCGAGGGCCTCATCTTCCCATGGGGAAGGGGCTTCTCTGGGTAGACTGGGAGAGAGGCCGACTGGGGCTCCCCATCCCCAGCAAGGCCTACCGTGCAGGCCAGTGCTAGAAACACCAGGGCAGAAACGCCAGCCCAGGGCTCCAGCCCTGAGAGGCTGAGGGCCCTCTACTGACGGGGCTGAGCCCAGCTGCCCTGTGCAGCTAGGACAGGCAGACGGGCAACCCTGGGGACAGGAGGGTGGGCTGGGGCCCAGCGTGGGACCCTCCAAGGCACCTGGCTGTGTGAGTGGCAGGTAGAGGGGAGTGGGGAGACCCGAGGGGGTGAGACGGCCAGCAGCTGGGCCAGCCCTGTCCCCCAAGATACAGGCTGTCTGGACAGcagatatatattaatatattagtcTGGTCTTTTTGGTTAAACTTTAGGCACCACTTGGGAGGAAGACACCTTTAAGCGTTGAAAACGACCCCAGTGCCTCGGTGGGAGCCGGGCTGGGCCGCATGCAGAGCGGGGTGGGCGCAGGCAGGCTCAGGCCACGGCGGACTCAGGGCCCCCCACGGAGGCCGAGGACCCTGAGGCGTAGCGGCGGCCGTAGCCCGAGGAGGAGTAGGAGGACGAAGAGAAGGTCATGGAGAAGCCAGAGCCAGTGGCGTCAAAGCTGCCGCGGCGGGAGCCGGCCCGGGAGCCAGTGCGGGAGCCGGTGCGGGAGCCGGCGGTGGAGCCGGAGCCGCTGACGCTGTAGGGGCTGTAGTAGCCCTTGCTGGACTGCGCGGCAGCCTCCAGCAGCCGCAGCCCTGTGCCCTCCTCCACCATGCTGCGGTCCAGCGCGTCCTTGTAGGAGATCTTGAGCTTGGTCTTAGGGCAGGTGAGGTACTTGGAGTAGGCGCCCACATCACGCAGCTTCTGTGCAGTGCGGGCATCCACCGTGCCACGCTGCAGGGCCTCATCCAAGGGCACGCGGCCCGGCGTGTCGGGCTCAATCAGGCCACCGGTCAGGTACTGCACCTCCAGGAAGCGCTGGCCGGCCTCGTAGTAGAGCCAGCCCTTCTTCAGGGCCTGGGCGGCCGACATCTTGGTCTTGGTGCGTGGGTCCTCAAAGCCGCAGAAGGCCTTCTGGGCCAGATTGATGCGGTCCACCATGATCTTGTCCACCAGGCCCTTGTTGACAGCGTCGGTGACAGGGAAGCGCTCACCGGTGCTGGGGTCGATGATGCCCCCGGTGCAGGCCTGTGCCTCCAGCAGTCGCTGCCCTGTGATGTTATCCACCAGGTTGCGGTGCATGGCCTCGGTGATGGACACCTTCTCCAGCGTCTCCGTGTCCAGGATGCCAGCCACGGGGCCCGTCTCCTCAGTGGGGTCTGACCAGGAGGCCAGCTGGGTCCTGGAGACGGCGGGGCTGATGGGGTAGGAGGAGGAGGATCCCACGGAGGAGGAACGGGACCGGAAGCCGCTGGCATTGCCCGAGAGCATGTCGGCGAACTCGGTGATGGAGAGCGTGCCGGCGCGGTACTGGTCCAGTGCCGAGCGGTCGATGAGGTTCTTGGCGATGGCGTCGTCAATGTCGTATTGGCGGCCGGAGCGGCGGTCGATGATCATGGACTTAACTACGCCGTCCGAGGAGGAGATGGTGATCTCCTCCCACTCGCACTCCTGCTCGGACAGCTCCAGGTACGTCTGGTGGTCAATGAGGCCCTTGCGGTAGGCCTCGTACACGGACATCTCCTTGCCCGTCTCGGGGTCCACGATGACCACTCGGCGCTTGCGCACGGAGGACTTGGAGGACGTCTTCCGCTCCCGCTTCTTCTCCTTCAGCGGCAGGAGGCACAGGCCCGTCTGGGGGTCGGTGATACAACGCTCCATCAGCTGCAGGTAGGTGAGGTTCTCCTCCGTGTTGGGGTCAAAGAAGCCCTTGGTGTCATCCGAGGGGTCGGTCAGGATCTCGTTCATCTCCTCGTCGAAGAGGCCACGCTTGTAGGCCACCTCCACGGGCAGCCGGTGGCTCTCCTCGGGGTCGATGATGCCACCCGTGGCGATCTGGGCCTCCAGCAGGCGGATGCCGTGGTCCTTCAGGATCAGGCCCTTCTTCATGGCCTGGAAGAGGGAGATGAGCTTCCCAGAGTAAGGGTCCTTGTACCCGGTGACGGCTCGCTCGGCCGACAGCAGCTTGTCCTTGAACTCGGGGCCCACGATGCCCATACGCACAGCCTCCTCCACCGTCAGCTTCAGTCCCTTGATGGGGTCGATGACGTACCCGGTGGCCGCCTGTGCCTCTAGAAGCTCAAAGGCCGTGCCGGGGCGGATGATGCCCTTCTTCATGGCCTGGTACACCGAGAGCCGTTCCTTGGTGGCGTCCACGAAGACGCCGGCGATGCAGCTGGTGCCTTCCAGGAACTTCTGTAAGTTCTTGGTGACCTCCTCGATGGAGGTCAGGCCCTCCCGCAGCTGCAGCGCCGTGGCCTCGTCCATGACCTGCGAGCGCACCAGCTCCTCCACGGTGATCTGCTTCCGCAGGCCACGGAAGGTCAGCTTGCGAGCGTCCGACAGCGGCAGGAGCAGCTGGCCGGTGCCATCGTCACGGCGACACCGTCTGAGCAGCTGTGTGTAGCTGAGGCGCTCGTCGGTGGACGGGTCCACGTAGCTGCGCACCTCGCTGGGCTCGGAGAGCTGGTCGTGCGTGTCCTTGTTGAGGTAGCCGCGCTGGTAAGCCACCTCCAGTGGAAGGTGGAAGCCCAGGCGGGGGTCCACGATGCCGCCGGTGGCCAGCTGGGCATCCAGCAGCCGCAGGGCCTCCTCAGTAGGGATCAGCTCCTTCTTCATGGCCTGGAAGAGTGAGATGGTCTGCTCAGTGTAGGGGTCGCGGTAGCCGGTGACCGCCCGCTCAGCCGAGAGCAGGCGGTCGTGCAGCTCAGGCCCCACCAGGCCCTTCCGCACAGCCTCATCCACAGTCAGCCGCTGCCCCTTCACTGGATCCAGCAGGAAGCCCGTGGCTGCCTGTGCCTCCAGCAGCAGGCGGGCCACCTCGGCACTCAGCAGCCCTTTCTTGAGGGCCTGGTAGATGCTCAGTGTCTGCCTGGAGCCGGGCAAGTAGACGCCGGCCACGCAGCCCGTGCCATAGAGGTAGCGCCAGGCGGACTCCGCCTCGAGGGCCTCACGGAGGCTCCTGGTGCCCTCCCGGAGCAGGTTGTAGGTCTCGAGGGAGATGATCCGAGCCTCGTAGAGGTCCTCAGCCGTGAGGCGGCGGCGCACGTAGTCGTAGGAGGCCAGACCCTGCTGGCGGATGATCTCCGTCTTCTCAATGATctcaatgatgatgatgatcatgcgTTCCTTGGTCACCCGGCCGGCCTGAAAGTCAGCCATCAGCTGGGCCCGCTGCTCCTCGGGGATCAGGTCCGACTGCATCACCTCCCACAGGGACATGGTGGAGCCGCCGTGGCTGCCGCCGCCAGGAATGTCAATCTGCGTCTCTTCAAATGCCCTTCGTGTCTCCTCCTCAGTGTACACCTGTGTGGTctccaccacctcagccttctcCGCCCCTTTCAATGGCAAGAGGCGCAGGCCCGTCTCAGGGTCCTCCACGCAGCGCTCCAGCAGCTGCCTATATGTGAGGTTCTCGTGCGTGTTGGGGTCAAAGAAGCCCTTGGTGTCGTCGCTGGGGTCCGCCAAGACGCGGTTCATCTCCTCGTTGAAGTAGCCACGCTGGTAGGCCACGTCCACGGGCACGCGGTGGCTGTGCACGGGGTCGATGATGCCACCCGTGGCGATCTGGGCCTCCAGCAGGCGGATGCCATGCTGCCGGAGGACCAGGCCCTTCTGCATGGCCTGGAAGAGGGAGATGGTACTGCCTGAGTAGGGGTCTCTGTAGCCGGTGACAGCCTTCTCGGCCGACAGCAGCTGCTCATGAAGCTCGGGGCCCACCACGCCTGCCTTCACGGCCTCGTGGACATACAGGCGCTGGTTCCGCACGGGGTCCACCAGGAAGCCAGTGGCCGCCTGCGCCTCCAGCAGGAGCGCAGCGGTGCTGGGTCTCAGCAGGCCCCGGCGCATGGCCTCGTAGATGGACACCTTCTCCTTGGTGTCCTCCAGGTAGATGCCAGCGAGGCAGCCACTGCCCTGCAGCAGCGTCCGCACGGAGTCCAGCTCCGAAAGGTCCTTGACCGTCGTCTTGCCGTCCTTGAGCTGCTCAAACTGGGCTCTGCTGAGGACCCTGGAAGCCAGGAGCTCACTGGCTGGCACAGGGGCACGGAGGCCGCTGAAGGACAGCCTCTCCTGCCGCAGGGTCTCCACCTCCTCCACGATGGTGATGAGGATCTTGATGACCTTCTCCACGGTGACCTTGCCGGTGCGGAATTGACGCAGCAGCTCCTGCCGCTGCTCTGCGGTGAAGTACTCAGAGCTGATGAGCTCCCACACTGTCACCGTCCTGCCCTTGAAGCCACCCACGGGGACGTCAACCGGGGTCTTCTCGAAGGTCTCACGGGCCTGCAGCTCTGAGTAGAGCTCCTCCTGCCGGGCCCGAGCAGCCTTCTCTGAGAGCGGCAGCAGGCTCAGCCCAGTCAGCTGGTCGGGCCGGCACCGCTGCTGGAGCTCGCTGTAGGTGACCGGCTCCCCTGTGCTGGGGTCACAGTAGGCCTTGGCGTCAGCCCTTGGTGCTGACAGGGCCCTGCTGGTCTCCTCGTCCAGGAAGCCTCGGGCGCAGGCAACATCCAGGGGCACGCGGTGGCTCTTGCTGGGGTCCACGACACCGCCCGTGGACAACTGGGCGTCCAACAGGCGCAGGCCCTGCTCCCGGGGAATGAGGCCCTTCTTCAGGGCCTGGAACAGCGAGACACTCTGCCCCGTGTAGGGGTCCCTGTATCCCGTCACAGCCTTCTCGGCTGACAGCAGCTTCTCATGAAACTCGGGGCCCACCAGGCCGGCGCGCACTGCCTCGTCCACGGTCAGCCGGGCGCTGGTGGAGGGGTCGATGATGTGCCCGGTGCCAGCCTGGGCTTCCAACAGGGCCACAGCCACGTCGGACGGCAGCAGGTCTTTCTTCAGGGCGTCGTAGACGCTCAGCTTCTGCCCTGCCTCCTCCAGCCACACGCCTGCGATGACGTTGGCACCCCGGAGGGCCCGCCGCACAGCGTCCACCTCGGCCACCTCTCGCACAGAGCGCTCACCTTGTTGCAGCTGGTGGTAGAGCTCGCGGTCGATGACCCTGCTCTCCAGCAGCTCGGCGGCTGGCACCAGGCTGCGCAGGCCCTCGAAGCAGAGCTGGCCCTTctgctcctgctcctccaccaccgTGATGATGATCTTGATGATCTTCTCCACCGTGATCCGGCCCGTGCGGAACTGCCGCAGCAGGTCCCGCCGCTGCTCCGCTGTGAAGTATTCCGAGTTGATGATTTCCCAGATGGTCACCGTCTTGCCCTGGAACTTGCCGAACGGCGCGGACACAGTGGCCTTCTCAAAGACGTCCCGGGCCTCGGAGTCGGTGTAGACCAGCTCCCTGCCCTTGGCCGCCTTATCCGTGAGCGGCAGAAGGCGCAGGCCCGTCTCGGGGTCCTCCACGCAGCGCTCCAGCAGCTGCAGGTAGGTGAGGTTCTCGTGCGTGTTGGGGTCGAAGAAGCCCTTGGTGTCGTCGCTGGGGTCCGCCAGGACGCGGTTCATCTCCTCGTCGAAGTAGCCGCGCCGGTAGGCCACGTCCACGGGCACGCGGTGGCTGTGCACGGGGTCGATGACGCCACCCGTGGCGATCTGGGCCTCCAGCAGGCGGATGCCGTGCTCCCGGACGATGAGGCCCTTCTGCATGGCTTGGAAGAGGGAGATCTGCTGCCCGGTGTAGGGGTCCTTGTAGCCAGTGACGGCGCGCTCGGCCGACAGCAGCTTGTGGTGCAGCTCAGGGCCCACCACGCCCTCCTTCACAGCCTCATTGACAGTCAGCCGTCGGTTCCGCACCGGGTCCAGCAGGAAGCCTGAGGCTGCCTGAGCCTCCAGCAGGATGAGGGCCGTGCCAGGGCTCAGCAGCTGCCTCTGCAGGGCAGTGTAAACACTCAGCTTCTCATTGGTGGGCTTCAGCAACAGCCCTGCGATACTGCTGTGGCCCTGCAGGTAGTGGCGTACATCTTCCCGCCGCGCAAGCTCGTCCACTGTGGTGTGGCCCTGTGCCAGCCGCTGTAGCTCCTCCGCACTCAGGATGCCGGCCTCCTGCAGCCTCTGGGCTGGCACCTTCTGCCGCAGGCCATCGAAGCTGTGCTCCGGCTCTGTCTCTGTCGCGGGGCCATCAAGTGCATCCCGGCCGTTGGGCAGGGTCTTTGTGGCGGCCACCTGAGAGGCAGTGACCTCCTCTGAGTGCGCAAGTGCGGCCCGGTGCTCCTCCTCCAGGCGCTGCAGCTGCTCACGCAGCCTCTGGTTCTCCTCAGCCAGCAGCTCCTCCTGCTGCCGCCGCTGCCGCTCCAGCTGCTGCAGCTCCTCCTGCTTGCGCCGCACGCCCTCCTCGGCCTCATGCTGCCGCCGCCGGGCCTCCTCCATGCTGGCCACCAGCCGCTGCCGTTCCTGCTCCATCTgttgctgctgccgctgctgctccTCACGCAGCTGCTGTGCCTTGGCCACCTCGTCCTGGAAGAGCTGCTCCAGCTTGGCCTTCTCCTGCTCGATGAAGCGCTCCCTCTGTAGCAGGCTGTCCTTCTCAGAGAGGAAGCTCTGCTGCAGGGCCTGCGTCTCCTGCAGCAGTTGTTCCTGCTGCACCGTCTGCATCTGCAGAAGAAGAGGGTGTGATCAGGGACCGCCAGCCTGGGAGCACCCACCACCCACCGAAGCAGATCCCCAGGCCCACCCGCCTGTCGCATGGAGAGGGGGTGGTACCTCCTCAGACTTGAGCTGCAGCAGTTTGGCCTCCTGTTGGAGCTTCTCCTTCTCACGCTCCAGCTCAGCAATGGCCTCCCGCAGGCGCTCAGCATCGTGGTCACTCTGCTGTCGCTGGATCTCCAGTGTCTGCACCAGCGTCACCTTCTCCTGCGTAGCAAGCTCTGTGCGGTGCAGCTTCTCACCGATCTCCTCCGCCTGCTTCCGGAAGCGCTGGGCATCCTCCTCAGCGCGGGCCTGGGCGCGGCTCATCTCAGCCATACGCAGCTTGAGGCGCTCAGCCTCAGCACTCATCTCCAGCTGCCGCTGCCGCTCGGCCTCCAGTGTCCGCTGGAAGCCCTGCGTCTCCTCCGCCAGCTGCTGCGCCATCTGCTCCTTGTCCTCCTGCAGCCGCCGAGCCTGCTCCTGTGCAAGCTCCTTTTGCTGCTGCAGcagctctgcctcagccttgagCCGCGTAGCCTCCTGCACTGCCTGCATCTTCTCCTTGAGCATCTTCTCTGCCAAGGCTCGCTGCTGTGCCAGGTCCTCCTCTGCCAGCTGCCGCAGTCGCGCAGCCTCCTGAGCTGCCACGCTCAGCCGCGCGGCCTCCTCCGCCACCTGCTTCAtcttctcagcctcctcctgCAGGAAGCGCTGCGTATTGTCCTTGTCGCGCAAGATGAGTGCACGGTTCTCAGCCTCGATGCGTGCCTTGAGCTTGCTCAGCTCCTCC from Macaca mulatta isolate MMU2019108-1 chromosome 8, T2T-MMU8v2.0, whole genome shotgun sequence includes these protein-coding regions:
- the PLEC gene encoding plectin isoform X6; the encoded protein is MSGAGGAFASPREVLLERPCWLDGGCERARRGYLYRQLCCVDERDRVQKKTFTKWVNKHLIKAQRHISDLYEDLRDGHNLISLLEVLSGDSLPREKGRMRFHKLQNVQIALDYLRHRQVKLVNIRNDDIADGNPKLTLGLIWTIILHFQISDIQVSGQSEDMTAKEKLLLWSQRMVEGYQGLRCDNFTSSWRDGRLFNAIIHRHKPMLIDMNKVYRQTNLENLDQAFSVAERDLGVTRLLDPEDVDVPQPDEKSIITYVSSLYDAMPRVPDVQDGVRANELQLRWQEYRELVLLLLQWIRHHTAAFEERRFPSSFEEIEILWSQFLKFKEMELPAKEADKNRSKGIYQSLEGAVQAGQLKVPPGYHPLDVEKEWGKLHVAILEREKQLRSEFERLECLQRIVTKLQMEAGLCEEQLNQADTLLQSDVRLLAAGKVPQRAGEVERDLDKADSMIRLLFNDVQTLKDGRHPQGEQMYRRVYRLHERLVAIRTEYNLRLKAGVAAPATQVTQVTLQSVQRRPELEDSTLRYLQDLLAWVEENQHRVDGAEWGVDLPSVEAQLGSHRGLHQSIEEFRAKIERARSDEGQLSPATRGAYRDCLGRLDLQYAKLLNSSKARLRSLESLHSFVAAATKELMWLNEKEEEEVGFDWSDRNTNMTAKKESYSALMRELELKEKKIKELQSAGDRLLREDHPARPTVESFQAALQTQWSWMLQLCCCIEAHLKENAAYFQFFSDVREAEGQLQKLQEALRRKYSCDRSATVTRLEDLLQDAQDEKEQLNEYKGHLSGLAKRAKAIVQLKPRHPAHPVRSRLPLLAVCDYKQVEVTVHKGDECQLVGPAQPSHWKVLSSSGSEAAVPSVCFLVPPPNQEAQEAVTRLEAQHQALVTLWHQLHVDMKSLLAWQSLRRDVQLIRSWSLATFRTLKPEEQRQALHSLELHYQAFLRDSQDAGGFGPEDRLMAEREYGSCSHHYQQLLQSLEQGAQEESRCQRCISELKDIRLQLEACETRTVHRLRLPLDKEPARECAQRIAEQQKAQAEVEGLGKGVARLSAEAEKVLALPEPSPAAPTLRSELELTLGKLEQVRSLSAIYLEKLKTISLVIHSTQGAEEVLRAHEEQLKEAQAVPATLPELEATKASLKKLRSQAEAQQPVFDALRDELRGAQEVGERLQQRHGERDVEVERWRERVAQLLERWQAVLVQTDVRQRELEQLGRQLRYYRESADPLGAWLQDARQRQEQIQAVPLANSQAVREQLRQEKALLEEIERHGEKVEECQRFAKQYINAIKDYELQLVTYKAQLEPVASPAKKPKVQSGSESVIQEYVDLRTRYSELTTLTSQYIKFISETLRRMEEEERLAEQQRAEERERLAEVEAALEKQRQLAEAHAQAKAQAEREAKELQQRMQEEVVRREEAAVDAQQQKRSIQEELQQLRQSSEAEIQAKARQAEAAERSRLRIEEEIRVVRLQLEATERQRGGAEGELQALRARAEEAEAQKRQAQEEAERLRRQVQDESQRKRQAEAELALRVKAEAEAAREKQRALQALEELRLQAEEAERRLRQAEVERARQVQVALETAQRSAEVELQSKRASFAEKTAQLERSLQEEHVAVAQLREEAERRAQQQAEAERAREEAERELERWQLKANEALRLRLQAEEVAQQKSLAQAEAEKQKEEAEREARRRGKAEEQAVRQRELAEQELEKQRQLAEGTAQQRLAAEQELIRLRAETEQGEQQRQLLEEELARLQREAAAATQKRQELEAELAKVRAEMEVLLASKARAEEESRSTSEKSKQRLEAEAGRFRELAEEAARLRALAEEAKRQRQLAEEDAARQRAEAERVLAEKLAAISEATRLKTEAEIALKEKEAENERLRRLAEDEAFQRRRLEEQAAQHKADIEERLAQLRKASDSELERQKGLVEDTLRQRRQVEEEILALKASFEKAAAGKAELELELGRIRSNAEDTLRSKEQAELEAARQRQLAAEEEQRRREAEERVQKSLAAEEEAARQRKAALEEVERLKAKVEEARRLRERAEQESARQLQLAQEAAQKRLQAEEKAHAFAVQQKEQELQQTLQQEQSVLDRLRSEAEAARRAAEEAEEARVQAEREAAQSRRQVEEAERLKQSAEEQAQARAQAQAAAEKLRKEAEQEAARRAQAEQAALRQKQAADAEMEKHKKFAEQTLRQKAQVEQELTTLRLQLEETDHQKNLLDEELQRLKAEATEAARQRSQVEEELFSVRVQMEELSKLKARIEAENRALILRDKDNTQRFLQEEAEKMKQVAEEAARLSVAAQEAARLRQLAEEDLAQQRALAEKMLKEKMQAVQEATRLKAEAELLQQQKELAQEQARRLQEDKEQMAQQLAEETQGFQRTLEAERQRQLEMSAEAERLKLRMAEMSRAQARAEEDAQRFRKQAEEIGEKLHRTELATQEKVTLVQTLEIQRQQSDHDAERLREAIAELEREKEKLQQEAKLLQLKSEEMQTVQQEQLLQETQALQQSFLSEKDSLLQRERFIEQEKAKLEQLFQDEVAKAQQLREEQQRQQQQMEQERQRLVASMEEARRRQHEAEEGVRRKQEELQQLERQRRQQEELLAEENQRLREQLQRLEEEHRAALAHSEEVTASQVAATKTLPNGRDALDGPATETEPEHSFDGLRQKVPAQRLQEAGILSAEELQRLAQGHTTVDELARREDVRHYLQGHSSIAGLLLKPTNEKLSVYTALQRQLLSPGTALILLEAQAASGFLLDPVRNRRLTVNEAVKEGVVGPELHHKLLSAERAVTGYKDPYTGQQISLFQAMQKGLIVREHGIRLLEAQIATGGVIDPVHSHRVPVDVAYRRGYFDEEMNRVLADPSDDTKGFFDPNTHENLTYLQLLERCVEDPETGLRLLPLTDKAAKGRELVYTDSEARDVFEKATVSAPFGKFQGKTVTIWEIINSEYFTAEQRRDLLRQFRTGRITVEKIIKIIITVVEEQEQKGQLCFEGLRSLVPAAELLESRVIDRELYHQLQQGERSVREVAEVDAVRRALRGANVIAGVWLEEAGQKLSVYDALKKDLLPSDVAVALLEAQAGTGHIIDPSTSARLTVDEAVRAGLVGPEFHEKLLSAEKAVTGYRDPYTGQSVSLFQALKKGLIPREQGLRLLDAQLSTGGVVDPSKSHRVPLDVACARGFLDEETSRALSAPRADAKAYCDPSTGEPVTYSELQQRCRPDQLTGLSLLPLSEKAARARQEELYSELQARETFEKTPVDVPVGGFKGRTVTVWELISSEYFTAEQRQELLRQFRTGKVTVEKVIKILITIVEEVETLRQERLSFSGLRAPVPASELLASRVLSRAQFEQLKDGKTTVKDLSELDSVRTLLQGSGCLAGIYLEDTKEKVSIYEAMRRGLLRPSTAALLLEAQAATGFLVDPVRNQRLYVHEAVKAGVVGPELHEQLLSAEKAVTGYRDPYSGSTISLFQAMQKGLVLRQHGIRLLEAQIATGGIIDPVHSHRVPVDVAYQRGYFNEEMNRVLADPSDDTKGFFDPNTHENLTYRQLLERCVEDPETGLRLLPLKGAEKAEVVETTQVYTEEETRRAFEETQIDIPGGGSHGGSTMSLWEVMQSDLIPEEQRAQLMADFQAGRVTKERMIIIIIEIIEKTEIIRQQGLASYDYVRRRLTAEDLYEARIISLETYNLLREGTRSLREALEAESAWRYLYGTGCVAGVYLPGSRQTLSIYQALKKGLLSAEVARLLLEAQAATGFLLDPVKGQRLTVDEAVRKGLVGPELHDRLLSAERAVTGYRDPYTEQTISLFQAMKKELIPTEEALRLLDAQLATGGIVDPRLGFHLPLEVAYQRGYLNKDTHDQLSEPSEVRSYVDPSTDERLSYTQLLRRCRRDDGTGQLLLPLSDARKLTFRGLRKQITVEELVRSQVMDEATALQLREGLTSIEEVTKNLQKFLEGTSCIAGVFVDATKERLSVYQAMKKGIIRPGTAFELLEAQAATGYVIDPIKGLKLTVEEAVRMGIVGPEFKDKLLSAERAVTGYKDPYSGKLISLFQAMKKGLILKDHGIRLLEAQIATGGIIDPEESHRLPVEVAYKRGLFDEEMNEILTDPSDDTKGFFDPNTEENLTYLQLMERCITDPQTGLCLLPLKEKKRERKTSSKSSVRKRRVVIVDPETGKEMSVYEAYRKGLIDHQTYLELSEQECEWEEITISSSDGVVKSMIIDRRSGRQYDIDDAIAKNLIDRSALDQYRAGTLSITEFADMLSGNASGFRSRSSSVGSSSSYPISPAVSRTQLASWSDPTEETGPVAGILDTETLEKVSITEAMHRNLVDNITGQRLLEAQACTGGIIDPSTGERFPVTDAVNKGLVDKIMVDRINLAQKAFCGFEDPRTKTKMSAAQALKKGWLYYEAGQRFLEVQYLTGGLIEPDTPGRVPLDEALQRGTVDARTAQKLRDVGAYSKYLTCPKTKLKISYKDALDRSMVEEGTGLRLLEAAAQSSKGYYSPYSVSGSGSTAGSRTGSRTGSRAGSRRGSFDATGSGFSMTFSSSSYSSSGYGRRYASGSSASVGGPESAVA